A genomic window from Providencia alcalifaciens includes:
- the tctD gene encoding transcriptional regulator TctD → MRMLLVEDHEELSLWLQKALTASGFAVDIACDGYSADQLLQTENYSLVVLDVSLPRMSGLDVLAQMRKRHQEIPVLLLTANSDVADRVKGLNAGADDYLTKPFDIAELEARVRALLRRSQGNVNSDQCFGDLCFHDEGYFSLKTEPLGLTPREYAVLNTLFHRRGRPVSKTQLFEQVFSLSDEANLQSIELYVHRVRKKLAGSDININTLRGLGYRLEQCSV, encoded by the coding sequence ATGAGAATGTTATTGGTTGAAGATCATGAAGAGTTGTCATTGTGGTTACAAAAAGCCTTAACAGCATCGGGATTTGCTGTTGATATTGCCTGTGATGGCTATAGCGCTGACCAGTTATTACAAACTGAAAATTATTCATTGGTGGTATTGGATGTTTCATTACCACGGATGAGTGGTTTGGATGTGTTAGCCCAGATGCGTAAACGCCATCAAGAAATTCCCGTGCTGTTATTGACAGCAAATTCAGATGTGGCCGATCGTGTGAAAGGGTTGAATGCAGGAGCGGATGATTACCTGACTAAACCCTTTGATATTGCGGAATTAGAAGCTCGAGTGCGTGCGCTATTACGTCGGAGCCAAGGGAATGTGAATAGCGACCAGTGTTTTGGTGATCTCTGTTTTCATGACGAAGGCTATTTTTCACTGAAGACGGAGCCGTTAGGTTTAACCCCGCGAGAATACGCGGTATTGAATACGCTTTTTCATCGCAGAGGGCGACCTGTTTCAAAAACACAATTATTTGAGCAGGTATTCTCACTGTCGGATGAAGCCAATTTACAAAGTATTGAACTGTATGTGCATCGGGTCCGCAAAAAACTTGCGGGTTCAGATATTAATATCAATACGTTACGCGGATTGGGATACCGATTGGAGCAGTGTAGTGTATGA
- a CDS encoding Bug family tripartite tricarboxylate transporter substrate binding protein, with translation MKKFTIKTLAAAIFLVGVNQAIALPERTECIAPAKPGGGFDLTCKLVQVSMLETKEIEKPMRVTYMPGGIGAVAYNAIVAQRPAEPGTIVAFSGGSLLNLAQGKFGRYNENDVRWLASVGSDYGMIAVRADSPYKTLGELMDAFKKDPNSIVFGAGGSIGSQDWMKTALLAKAIDLDPRKMRYVAFEGGGETLTALLGNHIQVISGDISEMTPYISDGKIRILAVYADKRLPDGLANIPTAKEQGYDIVWPIIRGFYMGPKVSDADYNQWVEAFQKLQQTDEFKKQRELRGLFEYNLSGPELDAYVKKEVENYREQARSFGLAK, from the coding sequence ATGAAGAAGTTCACAATCAAAACCTTAGCAGCAGCAATTTTTTTAGTTGGCGTTAACCAAGCAATCGCGTTACCTGAAAGAACCGAATGTATTGCCCCTGCCAAACCTGGTGGTGGCTTTGATTTAACCTGTAAACTCGTTCAAGTCTCCATGCTGGAAACCAAAGAAATCGAAAAACCGATGCGTGTGACTTACATGCCAGGTGGAATTGGCGCCGTCGCTTACAACGCCATTGTGGCTCAACGCCCAGCTGAGCCGGGAACCATCGTCGCATTCTCTGGTGGCTCCTTGCTCAACCTTGCTCAAGGTAAATTTGGTCGTTACAACGAAAATGATGTTCGCTGGCTCGCGAGTGTTGGCAGCGACTATGGCATGATTGCCGTGCGTGCAGACTCCCCTTATAAAACCTTAGGCGAACTGATGGACGCCTTCAAAAAAGATCCAAACAGCATTGTCTTCGGTGCAGGTGGCTCCATCGGTAGCCAAGATTGGATGAAAACCGCGCTACTGGCCAAAGCTATCGACTTAGACCCACGTAAAATGCGCTATGTGGCTTTCGAAGGCGGCGGCGAAACACTGACAGCCCTGTTAGGTAACCACATCCAAGTGATCTCTGGTGATATCAGTGAAATGACTCCCTATATTAGCGACGGAAAAATCCGCATCCTAGCAGTGTACGCGGATAAACGCTTACCGGATGGACTCGCTAATATCCCAACGGCTAAAGAGCAAGGCTATGACATTGTTTGGCCAATCATTCGCGGATTCTATATGGGGCCTAAAGTTTCTGACGCAGATTACAACCAATGGGTTGAAGCCTTCCAAAAATTACAACAAACCGACGAATTTAAAAAGCAGCGTGAATTACGTGGTTTATTTGAATACAACCTTTCAGGCCCAGAACTGGACGCTTACGTGAAGAAAGAAGTTGAGAACTACCGTGAGCAAGCACGTTCCTTCGGGTTAGCGAAATAA
- a CDS encoding tripartite tricarboxylate transporter TctB family protein produces MSQRIFAIVWLILCGIGLYIGWGIQSEFSYEPLGPRPFPIAILSLMTLCALALLLGRQEAVEWPKPYVLRRLVLLIITLVIYAWAFEWLGFPLATTLLTISVALLFGATPIAALISGPILGLSLFYAFDKLLDVTLPIGELFS; encoded by the coding sequence ATGAGCCAACGCATATTTGCCATAGTCTGGCTGATACTGTGTGGGATCGGGCTGTATATCGGCTGGGGCATCCAAAGTGAGTTTAGCTATGAACCACTGGGCCCCCGCCCCTTCCCGATAGCCATACTGTCATTAATGACCCTGTGTGCACTCGCACTCCTGCTTGGCCGCCAAGAAGCCGTTGAATGGCCAAAGCCCTATGTCTTGCGCCGTTTAGTTTTATTAATCATTACATTAGTCATTTATGCATGGGCGTTTGAATGGTTAGGATTCCCATTAGCGACCACTTTACTGACCATCAGCGTTGCCCTGTTATTTGGTGCAACCCCAATAGCCGCCCTAATTTCCGGTCCGATTCTTGGTCTTTCGTTGTTTTACGCCTTCGACAAATTGCTCGATGTAACATTGCCAATCGGCGAACTTTTTAGCTAA
- a CDS encoding tripartite tricarboxylate transporter permease encodes METWMYLSQGFEVALIPQNIMIGLIGCFIGTIVGMLPGLGPINGVAILLPLAFALKLPAESALILLATVYLGCEYGGRISAILLNVPGDAAAIMTTLDGYPMAKQGKGGIALSISAVSSFIGSTIAITGIILFAPLLAQWSLAFGPAEYFALMVFAIACLGSMMSQNPVKSLLAALIGLALATVGVDANSGEYRFTFDSVNLSDGVQFIVVVIGLFSVSEILLMLESTATGQGLIRKTGRMLFSKKEAKACAGPTLRSSFIGFFVGVLPGAGATIASAITYMTEKKIAGDKGTFGEGDVRGVAAPEAANNASACGSFIPMLTLGVPGSGTTAVMMGALTLYNITPGPGMFTEQPHIVWGLIAALLIANVVLLVMNIPLIGLFTRMLTVPLWFLVPAIACVSAVGVYAVHSTTFDLLLMMGLGVFGYILRKMNFPLSPLILGFVLGEMLEQNLRRSLSISNGDFNILWSSTISKSLLILAVLVLVLPPIVKLIRKRRRQAAQA; translated from the coding sequence ATGGAAACGTGGATGTATTTATCTCAAGGCTTTGAGGTAGCGCTTATCCCTCAAAATATTATGATAGGGTTGATTGGTTGCTTTATCGGTACGATTGTCGGGATGTTACCGGGTCTTGGTCCCATTAACGGCGTCGCCATTTTATTACCTTTAGCATTTGCGTTGAAGCTCCCTGCTGAATCTGCACTTATTTTACTGGCTACCGTTTATCTAGGCTGCGAGTACGGAGGACGAATTTCTGCGATCCTATTGAACGTTCCTGGTGACGCCGCGGCGATTATGACCACGTTAGATGGTTATCCGATGGCGAAGCAAGGTAAAGGAGGCATCGCGCTCTCGATTTCTGCCGTCAGTTCATTTATCGGTTCCACTATTGCGATTACTGGGATCATTTTATTTGCACCATTACTGGCACAATGGTCGCTCGCCTTCGGGCCTGCTGAATATTTCGCGTTGATGGTCTTTGCTATCGCGTGTTTAGGCAGCATGATGAGCCAAAATCCCGTCAAATCGCTGCTCGCAGCATTGATTGGTTTGGCACTAGCAACCGTCGGTGTCGATGCCAACTCTGGGGAATACCGTTTTACCTTTGACAGCGTTAACCTATCCGATGGCGTCCAATTTATTGTCGTGGTTATTGGACTGTTCTCTGTGAGTGAGATATTACTCATGCTAGAAAGCACGGCGACCGGGCAAGGTTTAATCCGCAAAACAGGTCGAATGTTATTTAGCAAAAAAGAAGCCAAGGCCTGTGCAGGTCCAACATTACGATCCTCATTTATTGGCTTCTTCGTGGGTGTTTTACCGGGTGCGGGGGCGACTATCGCTAGCGCCATCACCTATATGACCGAGAAAAAAATTGCGGGGGATAAAGGGACATTTGGTGAAGGGGATGTTCGAGGTGTCGCAGCACCTGAAGCGGCCAACAACGCCTCTGCTTGTGGATCATTTATCCCGATGTTGACCCTCGGTGTTCCGGGTTCGGGTACGACGGCAGTGATGATGGGGGCTCTGACTCTGTATAACATCACCCCAGGTCCGGGGATGTTCACTGAACAGCCACACATCGTTTGGGGATTAATTGCCGCGCTGCTCATCGCTAACGTTGTGTTGTTAGTAATGAATATTCCGCTGATTGGCCTATTCACACGTATGCTCACCGTACCACTGTGGTTTTTAGTCCCTGCGATTGCTTGTGTCTCTGCGGTTGGCGTTTACGCCGTACACAGCACCACTTTTGACCTACTGCTAATGATGGGGCTTGGGGTATTCGGCTATATATTGCGAAAGATGAACTTTCCACTATCTCCGCTGATCCTAGGGTTTGTTTTGGGTGAAATGTTAGAACAAAATCTACGCCGCTCGTTATCTATCAGTAATGGGGATTTCAATATTCTATGGAGCAGTACTATTTCTAAGAGCTTATTAATTCTGGCGGTGTTGGTTCTGGTGTTACCACCCATTGTGAAACTCATTCGCAAACGTCGCCGTCAGGCTGCTCAAGCATAA
- the fabB gene encoding beta-ketoacyl-ACP synthase I: MKRAVITGLGIVSSIGNNQEEVLASLKEGRSGITFSEEFKEAGLRSHVWGDVKLDTEGLIDRKVRRFMSDCSVYAYLSMEQAIKDSGLAEDQVSNLRTGVVVGSGGGSPRNQVAGSDGMRAKGLRGVGPYMVTRAMASGISACLATPFKIKGVNYSISSACSTSAHCIGHAVELIQLGKQDVVFAGGGEELSWEMTCEFDAMGALSTKYNETPSKASRTYDQDRDGFVIAGGGGIVVVEELEHALARGAHIYAEVVGYGATSDGADMVAPSGEGAVRCMQMAMHGVDKIDYINTHGTSTPVGDTKELEAIQEVFGHDCPALSATKAMTGHSLGAAGVQEAIYSLLMLEHGFIAPSINVENLDEKAKGLNIITKPTEQALNTVMSNSFGFGGTNATLVMSKYKA, translated from the coding sequence ATGAAGCGTGCAGTCATAACTGGCCTAGGTATTGTTTCCAGCATTGGTAATAACCAGGAAGAAGTACTGGCTTCTCTGAAGGAAGGTCGTTCCGGGATCACTTTCTCAGAAGAATTTAAAGAGGCAGGGCTGCGTAGCCATGTCTGGGGTGATGTAAAGCTGGATACTGAAGGCCTAATTGACCGTAAAGTCCGCCGTTTCATGAGTGATTGCTCTGTCTATGCTTACCTGTCAATGGAACAGGCGATTAAAGATTCAGGTTTAGCGGAAGACCAAGTCTCTAACCTGCGTACGGGTGTTGTTGTCGGCTCAGGTGGTGGTTCTCCTCGTAACCAAGTAGCCGGTTCTGATGGTATGCGTGCAAAAGGTCTGCGTGGTGTGGGTCCATATATGGTGACTCGTGCAATGGCCTCGGGTATTTCTGCTTGCTTAGCAACACCGTTCAAAATCAAAGGCGTTAACTACTCAATCAGCTCTGCATGTTCAACGTCTGCACACTGTATCGGTCACGCGGTTGAGCTGATCCAACTGGGCAAACAAGATGTTGTGTTTGCAGGTGGCGGTGAAGAACTGAGCTGGGAAATGACGTGTGAGTTCGATGCAATGGGTGCTCTGTCTACTAAGTACAACGAAACTCCATCGAAAGCATCAAGAACGTATGACCAAGACCGTGATGGTTTCGTTATTGCGGGCGGTGGCGGTATCGTCGTGGTTGAAGAGTTAGAGCACGCATTAGCGCGTGGTGCACACATTTACGCAGAAGTGGTTGGCTACGGCGCAACGTCTGACGGTGCTGACATGGTGGCTCCATCTGGTGAAGGCGCAGTGCGTTGTATGCAAATGGCAATGCACGGTGTTGATAAAATCGACTACATCAACACACACGGTACTTCAACGCCAGTCGGTGATACTAAAGAGTTAGAAGCAATCCAAGAAGTGTTTGGTCACGATTGCCCAGCACTTTCTGCAACCAAAGCGATGACAGGTCACTCTTTAGGTGCAGCAGGCGTTCAAGAAGCGATTTATAGCTTGCTGATGTTAGAGCATGGCTTTATCGCACCAAGCATCAACGTTGAGAATTTAGATGAGAAAGCGAAAGGCTTGAACATCATCACTAAACCAACTGAGCAAGCACTGAACACAGTAATGTCTAACAGCTTCGGTTTCGGTGGTACCAACGCAACGTTAGTGATGAGCAAATACAAAGCGTAA
- the mnmC gene encoding bifunctional tRNA (5-methylaminomethyl-2-thiouridine)(34)-methyltransferase MnmD/FAD-dependent 5-carboxymethylaminomethyl-2-thiouridine(34) oxidoreductase MnmC: MKKTAVQTAHLSWNEEGTPISEQFEDIYFSNQNGLEESRHVFLQGNHFPQRFLTHQDETCVIAETGFGTGLNFLALWQAFNQFKAENPNAKLQRLHFISFEKYPLSKVDLIAAHRCWPELTKLSGQLCEQWPPALPGNHRIILENGAITLDLWIGDVNTQISILNDNLNNKIDAWFLDGFAPSKNPQMWSEQLFAAMAKFARQGGTFATFTVAGFVKRGLQQAGFTIMKTKGFGQKRQMLTGVLENNFTRPMAPWFARQPASHTDDIAIIGGGIASLTLARSLRKRGANVTIYCKDQQVAQNASGNRQGAVYPLLTGNDNALERFFVSGFPFATRVYRQLGTQGLEFNGQWCGVSQMAYNPKSTKKIDNMLQTEWPEEFAVGKDRQQLSELSGVDVNHRGIYYPTGGWLSPAQLCESLAQKLTEEGVNFHFGLSINDLQRSEESWELTLDNQKKAHHQTVVIANGHLLNQFEQTRNLPITPVRGQVSHIPTNPTLQQLKTVLCFEGYMTPEDTTNQHHCLGASYQRDNLSLEYSEEEQQENLQKLLTSLPDVDWTAQVDISDQQSRQGIRCVIRDHMPLLGNVPDFDALMQQYEDLPDQLHREKSISPSPAYPNLFVFGALGARGLSTAPLCAEILAAQIFDEPMPADDDVLAALHPNRFWVRKLLAGRPITTKEA, from the coding sequence GTGAAAAAGACAGCTGTACAAACCGCTCACCTCAGTTGGAATGAGGAAGGCACACCGATTTCAGAACAGTTTGAAGACATCTATTTTTCTAACCAAAATGGGTTAGAAGAGAGCCGCCATGTGTTTTTGCAGGGAAACCATTTTCCACAGCGATTTCTAACACACCAAGATGAAACTTGTGTGATCGCCGAGACAGGATTTGGTACTGGATTGAATTTTCTCGCTTTATGGCAAGCCTTCAACCAATTCAAAGCCGAAAACCCCAATGCAAAATTACAACGATTACATTTTATTAGCTTTGAAAAATACCCTTTATCAAAAGTAGATTTAATCGCCGCACACCGTTGTTGGCCTGAGTTAACCAAGCTCTCGGGGCAATTATGTGAACAGTGGCCACCCGCTCTCCCCGGTAACCATCGAATTATTTTAGAAAATGGTGCGATCACCCTAGATTTATGGATTGGTGATGTAAATACGCAAATATCCATACTTAATGATAATTTAAACAATAAGATAGATGCATGGTTTTTGGATGGCTTTGCGCCGTCAAAAAACCCGCAGATGTGGAGTGAACAGTTGTTCGCTGCAATGGCCAAATTTGCGCGTCAAGGTGGGACATTTGCCACCTTTACGGTAGCTGGATTTGTCAAACGCGGATTACAACAAGCGGGCTTTACTATCATGAAGACCAAAGGATTTGGTCAGAAGCGTCAAATGTTGACGGGGGTATTAGAAAATAATTTTACTCGCCCGATGGCGCCTTGGTTTGCGCGTCAACCTGCCTCTCATACCGATGATATCGCGATTATTGGCGGTGGAATTGCCAGCCTCACCTTAGCCCGTTCACTCAGAAAACGCGGAGCGAATGTCACTATTTATTGCAAAGACCAGCAAGTCGCTCAAAACGCATCAGGAAACCGTCAAGGCGCAGTCTACCCCTTATTAACCGGAAACGATAATGCCTTAGAACGTTTTTTTGTTAGCGGCTTCCCGTTTGCGACTCGCGTTTACCGACAACTTGGCACGCAAGGTCTCGAGTTTAATGGACAATGGTGTGGGGTAAGCCAAATGGCGTATAACCCTAAATCCACCAAAAAAATCGACAACATGCTGCAAACCGAATGGCCGGAAGAGTTTGCTGTTGGCAAAGATAGACAGCAGCTCAGTGAACTTAGCGGTGTGGATGTCAATCATCGAGGTATTTATTACCCCACTGGTGGATGGCTATCTCCTGCGCAATTATGCGAAAGCTTAGCGCAAAAACTCACTGAAGAAGGTGTCAATTTCCACTTTGGTTTGTCAATCAATGATTTACAGCGCTCAGAGGAAAGTTGGGAGCTGACACTCGATAACCAAAAAAAAGCCCATCATCAAACCGTGGTGATTGCCAATGGCCATTTACTGAATCAATTTGAGCAGACTCGGAATCTGCCTATCACCCCTGTACGAGGGCAAGTCAGCCATATCCCGACAAACCCAACATTACAGCAATTAAAAACCGTGCTGTGCTTCGAAGGTTATATGACGCCAGAAGATACCACAAACCAGCACCATTGCTTGGGGGCGAGTTATCAACGAGACAATTTGAGCCTTGAGTACTCAGAGGAAGAGCAGCAAGAAAATCTGCAAAAGCTGCTCACCAGCCTACCGGATGTGGATTGGACGGCGCAGGTAGATATCTCTGACCAACAATCACGCCAAGGGATCCGCTGCGTGATCCGCGACCATATGCCGCTACTCGGCAATGTGCCTGACTTTGATGCTTTAATGCAGCAATATGAGGATTTACCCGATCAACTACATCGCGAAAAATCTATCTCGCCATCGCCAGCGTATCCAAATCTATTTGTGTTCGGCGCATTAGGAGCGCGAGGGCTGTCCACGGCCCCACTTTGCGCTGAAATATTAGCCGCACAAATTTTTGATGAGCCGATGCCTGCCGACGATGACGTACTTGCCGCATTACATCCAAATCGTTTTTGGGTGAGAAAATTACTGGCGGGACGCCCAATCACCACGAAAGAGGCGTAA
- a CDS encoding GNAT family N-acetyltransferase, with product MSSINGMYSIRLATHEDAQFLPEVEASAGQTFAGHPKFDWIAQGEVQPVENHVECIANGLEWLAVDNHDQPVGFIMAAHLSDSLHIVELSVQQSAQGQGLGKWLIQQVIEFAQSQQIGQVALTTFRDIPWNAPYYQRLGFSIMEEVQLTRELQDILQHEVDAGFQAIDRCAMQLSIN from the coding sequence ATGTCTTCTATTAATGGCATGTATTCCATTCGATTAGCAACCCATGAAGATGCCCAATTCTTACCTGAGGTAGAAGCGTCTGCGGGGCAAACTTTTGCCGGACATCCTAAGTTTGATTGGATTGCCCAAGGCGAGGTTCAACCGGTAGAAAACCACGTTGAGTGTATTGCGAATGGCTTAGAGTGGCTCGCTGTGGATAATCATGACCAGCCAGTTGGCTTTATTATGGCAGCGCATTTGAGCGATAGCCTGCATATTGTGGAGCTTTCAGTTCAGCAGTCAGCGCAGGGGCAAGGCTTAGGTAAGTGGCTTATTCAGCAGGTTATCGAGTTCGCACAATCCCAACAGATTGGTCAGGTTGCATTGACCACGTTTCGTGATATTCCGTGGAATGCACCGTATTATCAGCGCCTTGGTTTTTCAATAATGGAAGAGGTGCAATTGACGCGCGAATTACAAGATATCTTGCAACACGAAGTAGATGCTGGGTTTCAAGCGATTGATCGCTGTGCTATGCAGTTGAGTATTAATTAA
- a CDS encoding YfcL family protein, translating to MLADFETRILTRIDDMVEHASDDELFAGGYLRGHLTLAVAELQEENETSVDALYQRVELSIQNAIKAGELTPPDQILVLGMWKTLLDTVR from the coding sequence ATGCTTGCGGATTTTGAAACACGCATACTGACAAGAATTGATGATATGGTTGAACACGCCAGCGATGATGAGCTGTTTGCTGGTGGCTATCTGCGTGGTCACTTAACCCTTGCTGTGGCAGAGCTGCAAGAAGAGAACGAAACCAGTGTTGATGCATTGTATCAGCGCGTTGAGCTGAGTATCCAAAACGCCATCAAAGCCGGTGAACTGACCCCTCCAGACCAAATCCTAGTGCTGGGTATGTGGAAAACACTGCTAGATACTGTGCGTTAA
- a CDS encoding elongation factor P hydroxylase yields MTQHHYQQLIDIFEQCFGEEYNTKLVKGDDEPIYLPADDTTPYSQIVFAHGFFTSALHEISHWCIAGEKRRQQVDYGYWYCPDGRDEKTQCDFEVVEIKPQALDWFFCVATGIPFNVSCDNLEGNFEPDRIAFMRKVHSQVMEYLEKGIPERPLRFINALQSFYNTPPLCAELFPYPEDIFA; encoded by the coding sequence ATGACCCAACATCATTATCAGCAACTTATTGATATTTTCGAACAGTGTTTCGGTGAAGAGTACAATACCAAATTGGTAAAAGGGGACGACGAGCCTATCTACTTACCTGCCGATGACACCACACCATATAGCCAAATTGTGTTTGCACACGGTTTTTTTACCAGTGCACTCCATGAAATCTCTCACTGGTGCATTGCTGGGGAAAAACGCCGCCAGCAAGTGGATTACGGTTATTGGTACTGCCCAGATGGTCGCGATGAGAAAACCCAGTGTGACTTTGAAGTGGTCGAAATCAAACCTCAAGCATTGGATTGGTTTTTCTGTGTGGCAACGGGCATCCCGTTTAATGTGAGTTGCGACAACTTGGAAGGCAATTTTGAACCCGACCGTATCGCCTTTATGCGTAAAGTGCATAGTCAAGTGATGGAATACCTCGAAAAAGGCATCCCAGAGAGGCCGCTACGCTTTATTAATGCGTTACAATCGTTTTACAATACCCCCCCACTTTGCGCGGAACTTTTCCCTTATCCGGAAGATATCTTCGCCTAA
- a CDS encoding TSUP family transporter has protein sequence MDWFTAVAPEVYALLFFVALLAGFIDSIAGGGGLLTIPALLSVGITPVETLATNKLQAIGGSFSATLYFARRKAINLREQIFPVIMTMIGAMLGAILIQSIDTAFLKQLLPVMVICVGLYFLLTPSLGVQDRPQRVSMPIFGVAAGMSIGFYDGAFGPGTGSFLALAYVLLLGYNLAKATAHAKLLNFASNFGSLIFFIIGGHVLWVLGFVMLAGQMVGARLGARLVLTKGQKLIRPMIVVISLLMSIKLLNDSHGDDIKAWFLTLF, from the coding sequence ATGGATTGGTTTACCGCCGTTGCACCTGAAGTTTATGCTCTGCTGTTTTTTGTCGCTCTGCTTGCCGGTTTTATTGACTCTATCGCGGGGGGCGGTGGTTTACTGACTATTCCTGCGTTGCTTTCTGTGGGGATCACTCCCGTCGAAACCTTGGCGACCAATAAATTACAAGCCATTGGTGGTTCATTCTCTGCCACACTCTATTTTGCAAGGCGTAAAGCCATTAATTTGCGAGAGCAAATTTTCCCGGTGATCATGACCATGATAGGGGCAATGCTCGGGGCAATTTTAATTCAATCCATCGATACCGCTTTTCTAAAGCAGCTGTTGCCAGTGATGGTCATCTGCGTTGGGCTCTATTTCTTACTCACACCATCTTTGGGGGTGCAAGATAGACCTCAGCGTGTCAGCATGCCAATCTTTGGGGTTGCTGCGGGGATGAGTATCGGCTTTTATGATGGGGCATTTGGACCAGGAACTGGCTCGTTTTTAGCGCTCGCTTATGTCCTGCTATTAGGGTATAACCTCGCCAAAGCCACTGCACATGCAAAATTGTTAAATTTCGCCTCCAATTTTGGATCTTTGATCTTTTTTATTATCGGAGGTCATGTTCTTTGGGTACTCGGTTTTGTTATGCTTGCCGGCCAAATGGTTGGTGCGAGACTTGGCGCTCGCTTAGTGTTAACCAAAGGGCAAAAACTTATCAGGCCGATGATCGTCGTGATTTCACTCTTAATGAGTATTAAGCTGTTAAATGACAGCCACGGTGATGATATTAAAGCTTGGTTTCTCACATTATTTTAA
- the aroC gene encoding chorismate synthase, whose product MAGNSIGQLFRVTTFGESHGLALGCIVDGVPPGLALTEADLQIDLDRRRPGTSRYTTARREPDQVKILSGVFNGVTTGTSIGLLIENTDQRSQDYGAIKDVFRPGHADYTYEQKYGLRDYRGGGRSSARETAMRVAAGAIAKKYLQEKFGIQIRACLTQMGSVECEIKDWSIVEENPFFCPDPSKLDALDELLRGLKKEGDSIGAKVTVVAENVPAGLGEPVFDRLDADIAHALMSINAVKGVEIGDGFGVVSLKGSENRDEMTRHGFTSNHAGGILGGISSSQPIIAHIAMKPTSSITVSGKTLNRDGEEVEMITKGRHDPCVGIRAVPIAEAMMAIVLMDHFLRHRGQCADVVPAIAPFE is encoded by the coding sequence ATGGCTGGAAATTCAATTGGGCAACTGTTTCGTGTGACCACCTTTGGAGAGTCACACGGGCTAGCATTAGGCTGCATCGTTGACGGTGTTCCGCCGGGATTAGCGCTGACAGAAGCAGATTTACAAATCGACTTAGACCGCCGTCGTCCGGGCACATCACGCTATACCACTGCGCGTCGTGAACCCGATCAAGTGAAAATTCTATCGGGGGTTTTTAATGGTGTGACGACAGGCACCAGTATCGGTCTATTAATTGAAAATACCGATCAGCGTTCCCAAGATTATGGTGCAATTAAAGACGTGTTCCGTCCAGGGCACGCCGATTACACGTATGAACAGAAATATGGCCTGCGCGATTATCGCGGTGGCGGGCGTTCATCCGCACGTGAAACAGCGATGCGTGTTGCTGCGGGCGCTATTGCCAAGAAATACCTACAAGAGAAATTTGGCATTCAAATTCGCGCATGTCTGACGCAAATGGGCAGCGTAGAGTGTGAAATTAAAGATTGGTCGATTGTCGAAGAAAACCCATTCTTCTGTCCTGACCCGAGCAAATTAGATGCCCTTGATGAGTTACTGCGTGGCTTGAAAAAAGAGGGTGATTCTATCGGGGCAAAAGTCACCGTTGTGGCCGAAAATGTCCCTGCTGGTTTAGGCGAGCCTGTTTTTGATCGCTTAGATGCGGATATTGCTCATGCTTTAATGAGCATCAATGCAGTTAAAGGGGTCGAAATTGGTGACGGTTTTGGCGTAGTCAGTTTGAAAGGTAGCGAAAATCGCGATGAAATGACACGCCATGGCTTTACATCTAACCATGCCGGTGGAATTTTAGGCGGGATAAGCAGCAGCCAACCAATTATTGCCCATATCGCCATGAAGCCAACATCAAGTATTACCGTTTCAGGGAAAACCTTGAATCGTGATGGAGAGGAAGTGGAAATGATCACCAAAGGTCGCCATGACCCATGTGTGGGGATACGCGCAGTACCTATCGCCGAAGCCATGATGGCGATTGTGCTGATGGATCACTTCTTGCGTCACCGTGGGCAGTGTGCGGATGTTGTGCCAGCAATAGCACCATTCGAATAA